A single genomic interval of Mesoplodon densirostris isolate mMesDen1 chromosome 20, mMesDen1 primary haplotype, whole genome shotgun sequence harbors:
- the PURG gene encoding purine-rich element-binding protein gamma isoform X4, which translates to MERARRRGGGGGGGGRGRGGKNVGGSGLSKSRLYPQAQHSHYPHYAASATPNQAGGAAEIQELASKRVDIQKKRFYLDVKQSSRGRFLKIAEVWIGRGRQDNIRKSKLTLSLSVAAELKDCLGDFIEHYAHLGLKGHRQEHGHGKEQSSRRRQKHAAPSSPVSVGSEEHPHSVLKTDYIERDNRKYYLDLKENQRGRFLRIRQTMIRGTGMIGYFGHTLGQEQTIVLPAQGMIEFRDALVQLIEDYGEGDIEERRGGDDDPVELPEGTSFRVDNKRFYFDVGSNKYGIFLKNVKEKTEE; encoded by the exons ATGGAAAGAGCCAGGCGaaggggaggcggcggcggcggcggcggccgtggCCGCGGCGGCAAGAATGTAGGGGGCTCTGGCCTCAGCAAGAGTAGACTCTATCCCCAggcccagcactcccactacccCCACTACGCGGCTTCAGCCACCCCTAACCAGGCTGGAGGCGCAGCCGAAATCCAGGAGCTGGCCTCCAAAAGGGTGGACATCCAGAAAAAGAGGTTTTACCTAGACGTGAAGCAAAGCTCCCGGGGCCGGTTCCTAAAGATAGCCGAAGTCTGGATAGGGAGAGGCCGGCAAGACAATATCAGAAAGAGTAAACTGACCCTCTCCCTGTCTGTGGCCGCGGAGCTGAAGGACTGTCTAGGGGACTTCATCGAGCACTATGCCCACCTGGGCCTGAAAGGCCACCGACAAGAGCATGGTCACGGCAAAGAGCAAAGCTCCAGGAGGAGACAGAAGCACGCAGCACCCTCCTCACCAGTCTCTGTGGGGTCCGAAGAGCACCCTCACAGTGTCCTCAAAACAGACTACATAGAGAGGGACAATAGGAAATACTATCTAGACCTAAAGGAAAATCAACGGGGTCGCTTCCTAAGGATAAGACAAACCATGATCCGGGGAACTGGCATGATAGGTTATTTTGGCCACACTTTGGGCCAAGAGCAGACTATCGTCCTCCCAGCACAAGGGATGATTGAGTTTCGGGATGCCTTGGTTCAGCTCATTGAAGACTATGGCGAAGGGGACATAGAAGAACGCAGAGGTGGAGACGATGACCCAGTCGAACTCCCAGAGGGGACTTCTTTCAGAGTGGACAATAAAAGGTTCTACTTTGATGTGGGCTCTAATAAATATGGAATTTTCCTGAAG aatgtgaaagaaaaaacagaagaataa
- the PURG gene encoding purine-rich element-binding protein gamma isoform X3 has product MERARRRGGGGGGGGRGRGGKNVGGSGLSKSRLYPQAQHSHYPHYAASATPNQAGGAAEIQELASKRVDIQKKRFYLDVKQSSRGRFLKIAEVWIGRGRQDNIRKSKLTLSLSVAAELKDCLGDFIEHYAHLGLKGHRQEHGHGKEQSSRRRQKHAAPSSPVSVGSEEHPHSVLKTDYIERDNRKYYLDLKENQRGRFLRIRQTMIRGTGMIGYFGHTLGQEQTIVLPAQGMIEFRDALVQLIEDYGEGDIEERRGGDDDPVELPEGTSFRVDNKRFYFDVGSNKYGIFLKYNKHLSELHNLKRMNLGYTLRRSVLISSYQ; this is encoded by the exons ATGGAAAGAGCCAGGCGaaggggaggcggcggcggcggcggcggccgtggCCGCGGCGGCAAGAATGTAGGGGGCTCTGGCCTCAGCAAGAGTAGACTCTATCCCCAggcccagcactcccactacccCCACTACGCGGCTTCAGCCACCCCTAACCAGGCTGGAGGCGCAGCCGAAATCCAGGAGCTGGCCTCCAAAAGGGTGGACATCCAGAAAAAGAGGTTTTACCTAGACGTGAAGCAAAGCTCCCGGGGCCGGTTCCTAAAGATAGCCGAAGTCTGGATAGGGAGAGGCCGGCAAGACAATATCAGAAAGAGTAAACTGACCCTCTCCCTGTCTGTGGCCGCGGAGCTGAAGGACTGTCTAGGGGACTTCATCGAGCACTATGCCCACCTGGGCCTGAAAGGCCACCGACAAGAGCATGGTCACGGCAAAGAGCAAAGCTCCAGGAGGAGACAGAAGCACGCAGCACCCTCCTCACCAGTCTCTGTGGGGTCCGAAGAGCACCCTCACAGTGTCCTCAAAACAGACTACATAGAGAGGGACAATAGGAAATACTATCTAGACCTAAAGGAAAATCAACGGGGTCGCTTCCTAAGGATAAGACAAACCATGATCCGGGGAACTGGCATGATAGGTTATTTTGGCCACACTTTGGGCCAAGAGCAGACTATCGTCCTCCCAGCACAAGGGATGATTGAGTTTCGGGATGCCTTGGTTCAGCTCATTGAAGACTATGGCGAAGGGGACATAGAAGAACGCAGAGGTGGAGACGATGACCCAGTCGAACTCCCAGAGGGGACTTCTTTCAGAGTGGACAATAAAAGGTTCTACTTTGATGTGGGCTCTAATAAATATGGAATTTTCCTGAAG tacaataaacatttatctgAGCTGCACAATTTGAAGAGGATGAACTTGGGATACACCCTCAGACGCTCAGTTTTAATAAGCAGCTACCAATGA
- the PURG gene encoding purine-rich element-binding protein gamma isoform X1: protein MERARRRGGGGGGGGRGRGGKNVGGSGLSKSRLYPQAQHSHYPHYAASATPNQAGGAAEIQELASKRVDIQKKRFYLDVKQSSRGRFLKIAEVWIGRGRQDNIRKSKLTLSLSVAAELKDCLGDFIEHYAHLGLKGHRQEHGHGKEQSSRRRQKHAAPSSPVSVGSEEHPHSVLKTDYIERDNRKYYLDLKENQRGRFLRIRQTMIRGTGMIGYFGHTLGQEQTIVLPAQGMIEFRDALVQLIEDYGEGDIEERRGGDDDPVELPEGTSFRVDNKRFYFDVGSNKYGIFLKVSEVRPPYRNTITVPFKAWTRFGENFIKYEEEMRKIFNSHKEKRMDGRRASGEEQECLD from the coding sequence ATGGAAAGAGCCAGGCGaaggggaggcggcggcggcggcggcggccgtggCCGCGGCGGCAAGAATGTAGGGGGCTCTGGCCTCAGCAAGAGTAGACTCTATCCCCAggcccagcactcccactacccCCACTACGCGGCTTCAGCCACCCCTAACCAGGCTGGAGGCGCAGCCGAAATCCAGGAGCTGGCCTCCAAAAGGGTGGACATCCAGAAAAAGAGGTTTTACCTAGACGTGAAGCAAAGCTCCCGGGGCCGGTTCCTAAAGATAGCCGAAGTCTGGATAGGGAGAGGCCGGCAAGACAATATCAGAAAGAGTAAACTGACCCTCTCCCTGTCTGTGGCCGCGGAGCTGAAGGACTGTCTAGGGGACTTCATCGAGCACTATGCCCACCTGGGCCTGAAAGGCCACCGACAAGAGCATGGTCACGGCAAAGAGCAAAGCTCCAGGAGGAGACAGAAGCACGCAGCACCCTCCTCACCAGTCTCTGTGGGGTCCGAAGAGCACCCTCACAGTGTCCTCAAAACAGACTACATAGAGAGGGACAATAGGAAATACTATCTAGACCTAAAGGAAAATCAACGGGGTCGCTTCCTAAGGATAAGACAAACCATGATCCGGGGAACTGGCATGATAGGTTATTTTGGCCACACTTTGGGCCAAGAGCAGACTATCGTCCTCCCAGCACAAGGGATGATTGAGTTTCGGGATGCCTTGGTTCAGCTCATTGAAGACTATGGCGAAGGGGACATAGAAGAACGCAGAGGTGGAGACGATGACCCAGTCGAACTCCCAGAGGGGACTTCTTTCAGAGTGGACAATAAAAGGTTCTACTTTGATGTGGGCTCTAATAAATATGGAATTTTCCTGAAGGTAAGTGAGGTGAGGCCACCTTACCGTAATACTATTACTGTTCCATTCAAAGCTTGGACAAGGTTTGGGGAGAATTTTATCAAGTACGAAGAAGAGATGAGGAAAATTTTCAACAGCCATAAAGAAAAGAGGATGGATGGCAGAAGGGCCAGTGGTGAAGAGCAAGAATGCCTCGACTAG